From one Actinopolyspora saharensis genomic stretch:
- a CDS encoding HAD family hydrolase produces MAVSSGEPRAILFDLDGVLADSEHLWDRIRREVTHEFGGRWAEGATEAMMGMSTPEWSEYLVKELGVQLSPERVAETVIDRMSRRYETEPPVIPGAAETVREVGGRFPTAIASSAPPRIIRAFLDATELGDVVRHTVSSEQTRAGKPAPDVYLRAAEGLEVPAEECVAVEDSSNGLRAAAASGATVVAVPNPHFPPAEDALELAAARLAGIGELPRALAELSER; encoded by the coding sequence GTGGCAGTCAGTAGCGGAGAACCGCGTGCGATCCTTTTCGACCTCGACGGCGTGCTCGCCGACTCCGAGCACCTCTGGGACCGGATCCGCCGCGAGGTCACCCACGAGTTCGGTGGGCGATGGGCCGAGGGCGCGACCGAGGCCATGATGGGGATGAGTACCCCGGAGTGGTCCGAGTACCTGGTCAAGGAGCTGGGAGTGCAGCTGTCCCCGGAACGGGTCGCCGAAACGGTCATCGACCGGATGAGCCGGCGCTACGAAACCGAGCCCCCGGTGATCCCCGGTGCGGCGGAAACGGTCCGCGAGGTCGGCGGGCGGTTCCCCACGGCGATCGCGAGTTCCGCCCCGCCGCGCATAATCCGGGCCTTCCTCGACGCGACCGAGCTGGGCGACGTGGTGCGCCACACCGTCTCCAGCGAGCAGACGCGAGCAGGCAAACCCGCCCCGGACGTCTACCTGCGTGCGGCCGAGGGGCTGGAGGTGCCCGCGGAGGAGTGCGTGGCGGTGGAGGACTCGAGCAACGGGCTGCGCGCCGCAGCGGCCTCCGGGGCCACCGTCGTCGCCGTCCCGAACCCGCACTTCCCGCCTGCCGAGGACGCCCTGGAACTCGCCGCGGCCAGGTTGGCGGGGATCGGGGAACTTCCCCGCGCCCTCGCCGAGCTGTCCGAGCGCTAG
- a CDS encoding MFS transporter — translation MSASSDVRLLEVFKGQPKAVWITAFAAVIAFMGIGLVDPILRSIAEALDAGPEQVTLLFSSYLGVQVLAMLITGAFSARFGAKRTVVTGLVLIVLATLACALAGSVVQLVALRAVWGLGNALFIATALSVIVGAASGGQQAAILLYEAALGIGLSTGPLLGALLGHLSWRGPFAGTAVLMAIALILAVGFLPSDGGRSKDPVKLLDPLRALRHGALLRTSIGSALYTAAFFTVLAWSPFVLEFGAIAVGLVFFGWGICVAVAGVTLAPRLANRLGELGGTVLAVLMYAALMAIMTIDNKAVLIAAIVVSGLASGLLNTLFTGSAMSVSKAPRPVASAGYNFCRWLGGALAATLVSHIATWFGWQQAPFAVGAVACLVAAGLLAVGLRSGRTDPHKVPQEAAVVGEEF, via the coding sequence ATGAGCGCGTCATCAGACGTCCGGTTGCTCGAAGTCTTCAAGGGACAACCCAAAGCGGTCTGGATCACGGCCTTCGCCGCTGTGATCGCCTTCATGGGCATCGGCCTGGTCGACCCGATCCTGCGCTCCATCGCGGAAGCGCTCGACGCCGGGCCCGAGCAGGTGACGCTGCTGTTCTCCTCCTACCTCGGCGTCCAGGTGCTGGCCATGCTGATCACGGGTGCCTTCAGCGCCCGCTTCGGGGCGAAGCGAACCGTGGTCACCGGGCTGGTGCTGATCGTGCTCGCCACGCTGGCCTGCGCCCTGGCCGGTTCCGTCGTGCAGCTCGTGGCGCTGCGCGCGGTCTGGGGGCTCGGCAACGCCCTGTTCATCGCCACGGCCCTCTCGGTGATCGTCGGGGCGGCCAGCGGTGGTCAGCAGGCCGCGATCCTGCTCTACGAGGCGGCGCTGGGCATCGGCCTGTCCACGGGACCGCTGCTCGGGGCGCTGCTCGGGCACCTGTCCTGGCGCGGCCCCTTCGCCGGGACCGCGGTGCTGATGGCCATCGCGCTCATCCTCGCCGTGGGCTTCCTGCCCTCCGACGGCGGGAGGAGCAAGGACCCGGTCAAGCTGCTGGACCCGCTGCGCGCCCTGCGCCACGGAGCGCTGCTGCGCACCTCGATCGGCTCCGCGCTGTACACCGCGGCGTTCTTCACCGTGCTCGCCTGGTCCCCCTTCGTGCTCGAGTTCGGCGCCATAGCCGTCGGGCTGGTGTTCTTCGGCTGGGGGATCTGCGTGGCCGTGGCGGGCGTGACCCTGGCCCCGCGGCTGGCCAACCGGCTCGGCGAGCTCGGGGGAACGGTGCTGGCCGTGCTCATGTACGCCGCCCTGATGGCGATCATGACCATCGACAACAAGGCGGTGCTCATCGCGGCCATCGTGGTGAGCGGGCTGGCCTCGGGACTGCTCAACACGCTGTTCACCGGAAGCGCCATGAGCGTGAGCAAGGCCCCCCGCCCCGTGGCCAGCGCGGGATACAACTTCTGCCGCTGGTTGGGCGGCGCGCTGGCAGCGACGCTGGTCAGCCACATCGCGACCTGGTTCGGCTGGCAGCAGGCGCCGTTCGCCGTGGGCGCAGTCGCCTGCCTGGTGGCCGCGGGCCTGCTCGCCGTCGGGCTGCGCTCCGGCCGGACCGATCCGCACAAGGTGCCGCAGGAAGCCGCTGTCGTGGGCGAGGAGTTCTGA
- a CDS encoding GNAT family N-acetyltransferase, translating to MRDPGVVRVREAVADDWPAIWKFLRHVVSAGETFCWPRDIAEPAARASWMRQSPGRTFVAVDERGTVLGTAETHPNNAGPGAHVANAGFMVDPEHAGKGVGRALGEHVLEQARSDGYRAMQFNAVVETNTGAVELWLSLGFEILTTVPEAFEHPEKGLVGLHIMHRGL from the coding sequence ATGCGGGACCCTGGTGTGGTGCGCGTCCGAGAAGCAGTGGCCGATGACTGGCCCGCGATCTGGAAGTTCCTGCGTCACGTCGTCTCGGCCGGGGAGACCTTCTGCTGGCCGCGCGACATCGCCGAACCGGCGGCCCGCGCCTCCTGGATGCGGCAGTCGCCCGGGCGCACCTTCGTCGCCGTCGACGAGCGGGGGACCGTGCTGGGCACCGCGGAAACGCACCCGAACAACGCGGGGCCCGGGGCGCACGTGGCCAACGCCGGGTTCATGGTCGACCCGGAGCACGCGGGCAAGGGGGTCGGACGCGCGCTCGGCGAGCACGTGCTGGAGCAGGCGCGTTCCGACGGCTACCGCGCGATGCAGTTCAACGCGGTGGTGGAGACCAACACCGGTGCCGTCGAGCTGTGGCTGTCCCTGGGCTTCGAGATACTGACCACCGTTCCCGAGGCCTTCGAGCACCCGGAGAAGGGGCTCGTCGGGCTGCACATCATGCACCGCGGGCTCTGA